One part of the Lycium ferocissimum isolate CSIRO_LF1 chromosome 8, AGI_CSIRO_Lferr_CH_V1, whole genome shotgun sequence genome encodes these proteins:
- the LOC132068097 gene encoding glucosamine inositolphosphorylceramide transferase 1-like isoform X1: MGLNPIVISGSTRIRPGSNKNKNDLLCCGGVSTYGVVFFIVMFVVLGSISGLYVRFMMTRNVHSGLSDIGCKEDDEGSWSIGVYYGDSPFNLKPIEDMNIWRDKSAAWPVANPIMTCSSASVAGFSSNFVADPFLYVQGDVFYLFFETKNSITMQGDIGVARSTDKGASWEQLGIALDEDWHLSYPYIFDYNGKIYMLPEGRAKGQLRLYRAVNFPMEWTLEKIIMKKPLVDSFIIPHDGKYWLFGSDHSGIGAEYNAQLEIWYSSSPLGPWRPHKKNPIYNTDKSMGARNGGRPYLFDGYLYRVGQDDGETYGRRVRLFKIEVLTTDNFKEVEVPLGLKESIKGLNAWNGARRHHLDVQQLSSGEWVGVMDGDRVPSGDASRRFHLGCASVLGVAALVILFGVLLGAVKGLVPLRWCPHNVGKRSDSLLDREESNVFYSKMRLFCSHLNRAILRARIKPNTCSGGLVLTLIFLVSVVLMCTGVKYLYGGSGAHEAYPLHGQYSQFTLLTMTYDARIWNLKMYVKHYSRCSSVREIVVVWNKGQPPELSEFDSAVPVRIRVEEKNSLNNRFKVDPSIKTRAVLELDDDIMMPCDDVERGFKVWREHPERIVGFYPRLANGSPLKYRAEKHARKHNGYNMILTGAAFMDSKMAFEKYWSKEADAGREVVDNLFNCEDVLLNYLYANASSSSTVEYVKPAWAIDTSKFTGVAISKNTQVHYGLRSSCLQKFSEMYGSITNRKSEFNYRMDGWDV; the protein is encoded by the exons ATGGGTCTTAACCCGATTGTCATTTCCGGGTCGACCCGGATCCGACCCGGaagcaacaagaacaagaatgATCTTCTTTGTTGTGGTGGTGTTAGTACATATGGGGTTGTGTTTTTTATTGTGATGTTTGTAGTTTTGGGTTCAATTTCGGGTCTTTATGTTCGGTTTATGATGACCCGAAATGTTCATTCGGGTCTATCGGATATTGGTTGTaaagaagatgatgaaggtTCTTGGTCAATTGGTGTTTATTATGGTGATTCTCCTTTTAATCTCAAACCTATTGAAGAT ATGAATATATGGAGGGACAAGAGTGCGGCATGGCCAGTAGCCAATCCTATTATGACCTGTTCTTCAGCCTCTGTGGCTGGCTTCTCCAGTAATTTTGTTGCTGACCCCTTTCTTTATGTTCAG GGAGATGTCTTTTACCTGTTCTTTGAAACAAAGAATTCAATCACAATGCAAGGGGATATTGGAGTTGCGAGAAGTACTGACAAGGGAGCATCATGGGAGCAGTTAGGTATCGCTTTGGATGAAGACTGGCATCTGTCTTATCCATATATCTTTGACTATAATGGCAAA ATATATATGCTGCCTGAGGGCAGAGCAAAAGGACAACTTCGTCTTTATCGAGCTGTAAATTTTCCCATGGAATGGACACTGGAAAAGATCATAATGAAAAAGCCTCTTGTTGATTCGTTTATCATTCCACATGATGGGAAATACTGGCTATTTGGTTCAGATCATAGTGGTATTGGTGCAGAGTATAATGCTCAGTTGGAAATATGGTACAGTAGCTCACCGCTTGGTCCTTGGAGACCACATAAGAAAAATCCTATCTATAACACAGATAAGAGCATGGGAGCCCGAAATGGAGGTAGACCATATTTATTTGATGGTTATCTTTATCGTGTTGGCCAAGACGACGGTGAAACATATGGGCGGAGGGTACGTCTCTTCAAAATAGAAGTTTTGACCACTGATAATTTCAAAGAAGTTGAAGTCCCATTGGGCCTTAAAGAGTCAATTAAGGGATTAAACGCCTGGAACGGGGCCCGCAGGCATCACCTTGATGTGCAACAATTAAGCTCCGGAGAGTGGGTTGGAGTTATGGATGGGGATCGAGTGCCTTCGGGAGATGCTAGTCGACGTTTTCATTTAGGTTGTGCATCAGTCCTAGGTGTTGCAGCCCTGGTTATACTGTTCGGTGTTTTACTCGGAGCTGTTAAAGGTTTAGTTCCGTTAAGGTGGTGCCCGCATAATGTTGGAAAGAGGAGTGATTCTTTGTTGGATCGGGAAGAATCAAACGTGTTCTATTCTAAAATGAGACTGTTCTGCAGCCACTTAAATAGAGCAATACTTCGTGCCAGAATAAAACCAAACACCTGTAGTGGAGGCTTGGTTCTTACTTTAATATTTTTAGTATCAGTGGTCTTAATGTGTACTGGAGTTAAATACTTATATGGAGGGAGCGGCGCGCATGAAGCTTACCCGCTGCATGGCCAGTACTCTCAGTTCACTTTATTGACAATGACCTACGATGCTCGGATCTGGAATCTGAAAATGTATGTCAAGCATTACTCAAGATGTTCTTCGGTCCGtgaaattgttgttgtgtggaacAAAGGACAACCTCCAGAATTGAGCGAATTTGATTCTGCAGTGCCAGTAAGGATTCGAGTAGAGGAAAAAAACTCACTAAATAATCGATTCAAGGTTGACCCTTCCATAAAGACAAGAGCTGTTCTCGAGCTTGATGATGACATTATGATGCCTTGTGATGATGTTGAACGAGGATTTAAGGTATGGCGTGAGCATCCTGAGCGAATTGTAGGGTTTTACCCCCGGCTAGCAAATGGAAGCCCGTTGAAATACCGGGCTGAGAAACATGCTCGGAAGCACAATGGATACAATATGATTCTTACCGGAGCAGCCTTCATGGACAGCAAAATGGCTTTTGAAAAATACTGGAGCAAAGAGGCTGACGCTGGTAGGGAAGTAGTGGACAATCTTTTTAATTGCGAGGATGTGCTGCTAAACTACTTGTATGCAAACGCAAGTTCTTCAAGTACTGTCGAATACGTGAAACCTGCATGGGCAATCGATACTTCAAAGTTTACTGGTGTCGCGATTAGCAAGAATACGCAGGTTCACTATGGACTTCGGAGCAGTTGCCTTCAAAAGTTCTCTGAAATGTATGGGAGCATAACGAATCGAAAGTCAGAATTTAACTATCGGATGGATGGTTGGGATGTATAG
- the LOC132068097 gene encoding glucosamine inositolphosphorylceramide transferase 1-like isoform X2, translating into MVILPFFFFLKPIEDMNIWRDKSAAWPVANPIMTCSSASVAGFSSNFVADPFLYVQGDVFYLFFETKNSITMQGDIGVARSTDKGASWEQLGIALDEDWHLSYPYIFDYNGKIYMLPEGRAKGQLRLYRAVNFPMEWTLEKIIMKKPLVDSFIIPHDGKYWLFGSDHSGIGAEYNAQLEIWYSSSPLGPWRPHKKNPIYNTDKSMGARNGGRPYLFDGYLYRVGQDDGETYGRRVRLFKIEVLTTDNFKEVEVPLGLKESIKGLNAWNGARRHHLDVQQLSSGEWVGVMDGDRVPSGDASRRFHLGCASVLGVAALVILFGVLLGAVKGLVPLRWCPHNVGKRSDSLLDREESNVFYSKMRLFCSHLNRAILRARIKPNTCSGGLVLTLIFLVSVVLMCTGVKYLYGGSGAHEAYPLHGQYSQFTLLTMTYDARIWNLKMYVKHYSRCSSVREIVVVWNKGQPPELSEFDSAVPVRIRVEEKNSLNNRFKVDPSIKTRAVLELDDDIMMPCDDVERGFKVWREHPERIVGFYPRLANGSPLKYRAEKHARKHNGYNMILTGAAFMDSKMAFEKYWSKEADAGREVVDNLFNCEDVLLNYLYANASSSSTVEYVKPAWAIDTSKFTGVAISKNTQVHYGLRSSCLQKFSEMYGSITNRKSEFNYRMDGWDV; encoded by the exons ATGGTgattctcccttttttttttttcctcaaaccAATTGAAGAT ATGAATATATGGAGGGACAAGAGTGCGGCATGGCCAGTAGCCAATCCTATTATGACCTGTTCTTCAGCCTCTGTGGCTGGCTTCTCCAGTAATTTTGTTGCTGACCCCTTTCTTTATGTTCAG GGAGATGTCTTTTACCTGTTCTTTGAAACAAAGAATTCAATCACAATGCAAGGGGATATTGGAGTTGCGAGAAGTACTGACAAGGGAGCATCATGGGAGCAGTTAGGTATCGCTTTGGATGAAGACTGGCATCTGTCTTATCCATATATCTTTGACTATAATGGCAAA ATATATATGCTGCCTGAGGGCAGAGCAAAAGGACAACTTCGTCTTTATCGAGCTGTAAATTTTCCCATGGAATGGACACTGGAAAAGATCATAATGAAAAAGCCTCTTGTTGATTCGTTTATCATTCCACATGATGGGAAATACTGGCTATTTGGTTCAGATCATAGTGGTATTGGTGCAGAGTATAATGCTCAGTTGGAAATATGGTACAGTAGCTCACCGCTTGGTCCTTGGAGACCACATAAGAAAAATCCTATCTATAACACAGATAAGAGCATGGGAGCCCGAAATGGAGGTAGACCATATTTATTTGATGGTTATCTTTATCGTGTTGGCCAAGACGACGGTGAAACATATGGGCGGAGGGTACGTCTCTTCAAAATAGAAGTTTTGACCACTGATAATTTCAAAGAAGTTGAAGTCCCATTGGGCCTTAAAGAGTCAATTAAGGGATTAAACGCCTGGAACGGGGCCCGCAGGCATCACCTTGATGTGCAACAATTAAGCTCCGGAGAGTGGGTTGGAGTTATGGATGGGGATCGAGTGCCTTCGGGAGATGCTAGTCGACGTTTTCATTTAGGTTGTGCATCAGTCCTAGGTGTTGCAGCCCTGGTTATACTGTTCGGTGTTTTACTCGGAGCTGTTAAAGGTTTAGTTCCGTTAAGGTGGTGCCCGCATAATGTTGGAAAGAGGAGTGATTCTTTGTTGGATCGGGAAGAATCAAACGTGTTCTATTCTAAAATGAGACTGTTCTGCAGCCACTTAAATAGAGCAATACTTCGTGCCAGAATAAAACCAAACACCTGTAGTGGAGGCTTGGTTCTTACTTTAATATTTTTAGTATCAGTGGTCTTAATGTGTACTGGAGTTAAATACTTATATGGAGGGAGCGGCGCGCATGAAGCTTACCCGCTGCATGGCCAGTACTCTCAGTTCACTTTATTGACAATGACCTACGATGCTCGGATCTGGAATCTGAAAATGTATGTCAAGCATTACTCAAGATGTTCTTCGGTCCGtgaaattgttgttgtgtggaacAAAGGACAACCTCCAGAATTGAGCGAATTTGATTCTGCAGTGCCAGTAAGGATTCGAGTAGAGGAAAAAAACTCACTAAATAATCGATTCAAGGTTGACCCTTCCATAAAGACAAGAGCTGTTCTCGAGCTTGATGATGACATTATGATGCCTTGTGATGATGTTGAACGAGGATTTAAGGTATGGCGTGAGCATCCTGAGCGAATTGTAGGGTTTTACCCCCGGCTAGCAAATGGAAGCCCGTTGAAATACCGGGCTGAGAAACATGCTCGGAAGCACAATGGATACAATATGATTCTTACCGGAGCAGCCTTCATGGACAGCAAAATGGCTTTTGAAAAATACTGGAGCAAAGAGGCTGACGCTGGTAGGGAAGTAGTGGACAATCTTTTTAATTGCGAGGATGTGCTGCTAAACTACTTGTATGCAAACGCAAGTTCTTCAAGTACTGTCGAATACGTGAAACCTGCATGGGCAATCGATACTTCAAAGTTTACTGGTGTCGCGATTAGCAAGAATACGCAGGTTCACTATGGACTTCGGAGCAGTTGCCTTCAAAAGTTCTCTGAAATGTATGGGAGCATAACGAATCGAAAGTCAGAATTTAACTATCGGATGGATGGTTGGGATGTATAG
- the LOC132068097 gene encoding glucosamine inositolphosphorylceramide transferase 1-like isoform X3 yields the protein MNIWRDKSAAWPVANPIMTCSSASVAGFSSNFVADPFLYVQGDVFYLFFETKNSITMQGDIGVARSTDKGASWEQLGIALDEDWHLSYPYIFDYNGKIYMLPEGRAKGQLRLYRAVNFPMEWTLEKIIMKKPLVDSFIIPHDGKYWLFGSDHSGIGAEYNAQLEIWYSSSPLGPWRPHKKNPIYNTDKSMGARNGGRPYLFDGYLYRVGQDDGETYGRRVRLFKIEVLTTDNFKEVEVPLGLKESIKGLNAWNGARRHHLDVQQLSSGEWVGVMDGDRVPSGDASRRFHLGCASVLGVAALVILFGVLLGAVKGLVPLRWCPHNVGKRSDSLLDREESNVFYSKMRLFCSHLNRAILRARIKPNTCSGGLVLTLIFLVSVVLMCTGVKYLYGGSGAHEAYPLHGQYSQFTLLTMTYDARIWNLKMYVKHYSRCSSVREIVVVWNKGQPPELSEFDSAVPVRIRVEEKNSLNNRFKVDPSIKTRAVLELDDDIMMPCDDVERGFKVWREHPERIVGFYPRLANGSPLKYRAEKHARKHNGYNMILTGAAFMDSKMAFEKYWSKEADAGREVVDNLFNCEDVLLNYLYANASSSSTVEYVKPAWAIDTSKFTGVAISKNTQVHYGLRSSCLQKFSEMYGSITNRKSEFNYRMDGWDV from the exons ATGAATATATGGAGGGACAAGAGTGCGGCATGGCCAGTAGCCAATCCTATTATGACCTGTTCTTCAGCCTCTGTGGCTGGCTTCTCCAGTAATTTTGTTGCTGACCCCTTTCTTTATGTTCAG GGAGATGTCTTTTACCTGTTCTTTGAAACAAAGAATTCAATCACAATGCAAGGGGATATTGGAGTTGCGAGAAGTACTGACAAGGGAGCATCATGGGAGCAGTTAGGTATCGCTTTGGATGAAGACTGGCATCTGTCTTATCCATATATCTTTGACTATAATGGCAAA ATATATATGCTGCCTGAGGGCAGAGCAAAAGGACAACTTCGTCTTTATCGAGCTGTAAATTTTCCCATGGAATGGACACTGGAAAAGATCATAATGAAAAAGCCTCTTGTTGATTCGTTTATCATTCCACATGATGGGAAATACTGGCTATTTGGTTCAGATCATAGTGGTATTGGTGCAGAGTATAATGCTCAGTTGGAAATATGGTACAGTAGCTCACCGCTTGGTCCTTGGAGACCACATAAGAAAAATCCTATCTATAACACAGATAAGAGCATGGGAGCCCGAAATGGAGGTAGACCATATTTATTTGATGGTTATCTTTATCGTGTTGGCCAAGACGACGGTGAAACATATGGGCGGAGGGTACGTCTCTTCAAAATAGAAGTTTTGACCACTGATAATTTCAAAGAAGTTGAAGTCCCATTGGGCCTTAAAGAGTCAATTAAGGGATTAAACGCCTGGAACGGGGCCCGCAGGCATCACCTTGATGTGCAACAATTAAGCTCCGGAGAGTGGGTTGGAGTTATGGATGGGGATCGAGTGCCTTCGGGAGATGCTAGTCGACGTTTTCATTTAGGTTGTGCATCAGTCCTAGGTGTTGCAGCCCTGGTTATACTGTTCGGTGTTTTACTCGGAGCTGTTAAAGGTTTAGTTCCGTTAAGGTGGTGCCCGCATAATGTTGGAAAGAGGAGTGATTCTTTGTTGGATCGGGAAGAATCAAACGTGTTCTATTCTAAAATGAGACTGTTCTGCAGCCACTTAAATAGAGCAATACTTCGTGCCAGAATAAAACCAAACACCTGTAGTGGAGGCTTGGTTCTTACTTTAATATTTTTAGTATCAGTGGTCTTAATGTGTACTGGAGTTAAATACTTATATGGAGGGAGCGGCGCGCATGAAGCTTACCCGCTGCATGGCCAGTACTCTCAGTTCACTTTATTGACAATGACCTACGATGCTCGGATCTGGAATCTGAAAATGTATGTCAAGCATTACTCAAGATGTTCTTCGGTCCGtgaaattgttgttgtgtggaacAAAGGACAACCTCCAGAATTGAGCGAATTTGATTCTGCAGTGCCAGTAAGGATTCGAGTAGAGGAAAAAAACTCACTAAATAATCGATTCAAGGTTGACCCTTCCATAAAGACAAGAGCTGTTCTCGAGCTTGATGATGACATTATGATGCCTTGTGATGATGTTGAACGAGGATTTAAGGTATGGCGTGAGCATCCTGAGCGAATTGTAGGGTTTTACCCCCGGCTAGCAAATGGAAGCCCGTTGAAATACCGGGCTGAGAAACATGCTCGGAAGCACAATGGATACAATATGATTCTTACCGGAGCAGCCTTCATGGACAGCAAAATGGCTTTTGAAAAATACTGGAGCAAAGAGGCTGACGCTGGTAGGGAAGTAGTGGACAATCTTTTTAATTGCGAGGATGTGCTGCTAAACTACTTGTATGCAAACGCAAGTTCTTCAAGTACTGTCGAATACGTGAAACCTGCATGGGCAATCGATACTTCAAAGTTTACTGGTGTCGCGATTAGCAAGAATACGCAGGTTCACTATGGACTTCGGAGCAGTTGCCTTCAAAAGTTCTCTGAAATGTATGGGAGCATAACGAATCGAAAGTCAGAATTTAACTATCGGATGGATGGTTGGGATGTATAG